A genomic segment from Spinacia oleracea cultivar Varoflay chromosome 3, BTI_SOV_V1, whole genome shotgun sequence encodes:
- the LOC110789159 gene encoding uncharacterized protein has product MPNSVELAKHETEVGPAIREDSEYVSLVTSDLTKRSEVGVLHSQAEVRSKSFNWWIKALILFITSVAFVLILFKWGVPFVFEKILLPMMQWEATAFGRPVLALVLVASLALFPVILIPSGASMWLAGMIFGYGLGFVIIMVGTTIGMILPYAIGLLFRDKIHQWLNRWPDKAAMLRLAAEGSWFHQFRVVAIFRVSPFPYTIFNYAIVVTNMRFWPYLWGSVAGMVPEAFIYIYSGRLIRTFADVQYGNHHLTWVEIVYNIISFIVTILTIVAFTMYAKRALDELKRADAKVEREETSSNHEFRIQIQMETLAVERPRHQI; this is encoded by the exons ATGCCTAACTCAGTGGAGTTAGCTAAGCATGAAACAGAAGTCGGACCTGCCATAAGAGAAGACAGTGAATATGTAAGCCTGGTGACATCAGATTTAACTAAGAGGTCTGAAGTTGGGGTCTTACATTCTCAAGCTGAAGTCAGATCGAAATCCTTCAACTGGTGGATCAAAGCCTTGATTTTGTTCATCACTTCTGTAGCATTTGTTCTCATATTATTTAAATGGGGAGTTCCTTTTGTTTTTGAGAAG ATTCTTCTTCCAATGATGCAATGGGAAGCCACTGCCTTTGGCCGTCCAGTGCTTGCTTTAGTGCTTGTTGCTTCTTTGGCATTATTCCCTGTAATTTTGATCCCTTCTGGAGCTTCCATGTGGCTAGCAGGCATGATCTTTGGGTATGGTCTTGGCTTTGTGATAATCATGGTTGGTACAACTATTGGAATGATTCTTCCATATGCAATTGGATTGTTATTCCGGGATAAAATCCAT CAATGGTTGAATAGATGGCCAGACAAGGCTGCTATGCTGCGATTGGCTGCTGAAGGTAGTTGGTTTCATCAGTTTCGAGTGGTCGCTATCTTTAGGGTTTCACCATTTCCTTATACTATCTTCAACTATGCTATTGTGGTGACAAATATGAGATTTTGGCCATATCTGTGGGGATCAGTCGCCGGGATGGTGCCAGAAGCTTTTATATACATATACAG TGGGCGACTGATAAGGACGTTTGCTGATGTCCAGTACGGAAATCATCATCTAACTTGGGTGGAGATTGTGTACAATATAATCTCCTTCATTGTAACTATACTTACAATTGTTGCTTTCACAATGTATGCCAAGAGAGCCTTAGATGAACTGAAAAGGGCAGACGCTAAAGTGGAACGAGAAGAAACATCGTCAAACCATGAATTCAGGATACAAATACAAATGGAGACTCTTGCAGTTGAGAGACCCAGACATCAGATTTGA